TTCTGGAAAGCTTGTTTTTGGATCAAAAGCTAATGCACCTAATGTTCAAACACAGCCAAAAGCTTCTCCGAAAAGTACAAGTCAAGATTCATCATCTAAGAAGACAGACACCCCACAATTCCAAGCTTTCTCAGGAAAGAAGTATTCATTAAGAGACTGATCTTTGTAGGGTTGTTTATTAGTTGTTTCTTGTTGCTATTAGAGTTCAAGTTCAGATGTTTACTCTTGCATAtccatgttttttcttttcagtatATAACTATTGCTATGAATTCAAATCTTTTTTTGTATTTACCTTGCCATTATATGACTGAATGTTTAAATATTATCTGCTATTTTGATTATATCAGTCAAGACTAACGTGCAACGTGTTTTCTACAGTTGTCTAGAAAACATAAACGCacttcaaattattaataaCCATATAGAAGAGATACACGAACATATTGTATTCAACTGGGTTTTCTGTGTTTCAATTGACCTTAcccttaccaaaaaaaaccaATTGACACTTTATAGATATAGATGTAAAGGATAGTTAATCGGTAATCTTTGTAAGGATGGTAAAAGTCCATCCATTTTTTGTGCTAATTCTGAACCATCATCGCATTCACATGTTTCTAGTTCATTAGGATCTAATGGAAAAACATCGCGTTCTAAGAAAGGTTCAACAAGGTTAAAAGACTAAGTTCTACAGTAGATTTATGGACTTACTTTGTTAACTCAATGTGCACAAGCTGTTGGTAGCTATGATCAAAGGAATGCAAATGATATACTCAAGCAGATTAGGCAGCACTCTTCATTGTGCGGTGATGGGCTCCAGCTTTTAGCTCATTACTTTGCTGATGGCCTGGAGGCGCGGTTATCTGCTGGGACACCGATGTATAAACAACTGCAGTCATCGTCTTCTGCAGATACGCTAAAAGCTTACAAAGTTTACATTACAGCATCTCCATTTCAACGGATGTCGAATTTCTTGTCAAACAGAACTATTCTCGGTCTGGCACAAAACAAAAGCAGCCTCCATATTATTGACTTTGGTGTTTTCTATGGCTTCCAGTGGCCTTGCCTCATTCAGCGCCTTTCAGAGAGACCAGATGGGCCACCGAGGCTTCGTATTACAGGAATTGATCTTCCTCATCCAGGATTTAGGCCTGCTGAAAGAGTTGAGGAGACGGGTCGGAGACTTGAGAAGTACTCCAAGAGGTTTGGAGTTCCATTTGAGTATAATTGCCTTGCACAGAAATGGGACACTATAAGACCAGAGGATATCAAGATTAATAGAGAAGAAGTAACAGTGGTTAACTGTTTATACAGAGTGAAGAACCTTTCCGATGAAACAGTGACGGCAAATTGTCCGGGAGACGCTGTGTTGAGGTTGATAAGGAGGATTAATCCAAACATCTTCATACACGGAGTGGTGAATGGAACATATAATGCACCATTTTTTCTTACTAGGTTCAGGGAAGCACTGTTTCATTTAAGAGAGAAACATCTTGGCAGTTAAGCATCAGGTGCATCTGGTTCTGCTTGTGCCTGGCTATAAGTAGAATTTGTCAAACTTTGCAAAGTAGATGTAATCAAGGATATGAGATGTAGATCAGCTAGTTGAGTTGGTTGAGTTAGGGTCtgtgatagaaatttagcaagtgtactaaatcgccatcaagtagtataataaaatcgttctcTCATGAGGGATTGTTGTAATTTAAAAGCAAATTGGAAATATACTAATGACATAATTATAAAAGGGGGGTTTTCCTTGGTTTGTTATTTGATCATAAACTTGAAAATTAAACTGGGATTTGAATTAATAGAAGAAAAGCGATTGATCatttttggttcatctaataaCAACTTATCTCAGTAATTTCATGCATGTTAACGAAtaactcaatttagtttcatgattagattaaCGCACA
This portion of the Trifolium pratense cultivar HEN17-A07 linkage group LG3, ARS_RC_1.1, whole genome shotgun sequence genome encodes:
- the LOC123914722 gene encoding scarecrow-like protein 14, which produces MEKHRVLRKVQQAVGSYDQRNANDILKQIRQHSSLCGDGLQLLAHYFADGLEARLSAGTPMYKQLQSSSSADTLKAYKVYITASPFQRMSNFLSNRTILGLAQNKSSLHIIDFGVFYGFQWPCLIQRLSERPDGPPRLRITGIDLPHPGFRPAERVEETGRRLEKYSKRFGVPFEYNCLAQKWDTIRPEDIKINREEVTVVNCLYRVKNLSDETVTANCPGDAVLRLIRRINPNIFIHGVVNGTYNAPFFLTRFREALFHLREKHLGS